The Mytilus galloprovincialis chromosome 4, xbMytGall1.hap1.1, whole genome shotgun sequence genome contains a region encoding:
- the LOC143070764 gene encoding uncharacterized protein LOC143070764, with translation MNIHKSIVMKIGTLIFNTIVVLSFCFLEEIYAARGPCTAPGLLNCTCADGGTIIICSEKGFTEIPSPLPAITVTLQFDTNKVTRIENGAFSKYPNMRKIDIGINQISWIDSGAFSGLQSLTTLYLDQNRISSIKPGTFTGLTSLKDLEMQTNNLTTVSANMFDRVTLLNSLLLHKNPLLCCTMVDFFEWIPNQRSLRTLFGTCHDYNTQTDINSFDVSKCPVDGQWGSWSTGPCSVTCGQGFINRNRSCDSPSPFNNGTDCIGSSTDSLSCTLAGCPVDGQWGSWSTGPCSVTCDQGLINRNRTCDSPPASNNGTACIGSSTESLSCTLAGCPVDGQWGSWSIGPCSVTCGQGLINRNRTCDSPPASNNGTECIGSSTDSLSCTLAGCPVDGQWGSWSTGHCSVTCGHGIRYRNRSCDSPPASNNGTDCIGCSIDSLSCTLAGCPKSYRKYGREAGSWIRKTRKWKWITSRYY, from the exons AT GAACATTCATAAAAGCATCGTCATGAAAATTGGAACTTTGATTTTTAACACGATAGTGGTTTTGTCCTTCTGCTTTTTGGAAGAGATTTATGCTGCAAGAGGACCATGCACTGCACCCGGACTGTTGAACTGTACGTGTGCCGACGGAGGAACTATAATTATATGTTCAGAAAAAGGTTTTACAGAAATACCAAGTCCTCTTCCGGCTATTACTGTAACTTT ACAATTCGACACCAACAAAGTTACAAGAATAGAAAATGGTGCGTTTTCTAAATATCCGAATATGCGAAAAAT AGATATAGGGATAAACCAAATTTCTTGGATAGACAGTGGTGCGTTTTCTGGTCTTCAGTCATTAACTACTCT aTATCTCGACCAGAACAGAATTTCTAGTATAAAACCCGGTACTTTCACAGGTCTAACGTCACTTAAAGATTT AGAAATGCAAACCAACAATTTGACAACGGTTTCAGCTAATATGTTTGACAGGGTAACACTTTTAAATTCTTT ATTGTTACACAAAAACCCATTATTATGCTGCACTATGGTTGACTTTTTTGAATGGATACCTAACCAGCGTTCTTTACGAACATTATTTGGTACTTGCCATGATTATAACACACAAACTGATATAAATAGCTTTGATGTATCAAAATGTCCAG TTGATGGTCAGTGGGGTTCCTGGTCAACTGGACCATGTTCTGTCACATGTGGTCAAGGttttataaatagaaatagaagTTGTGACAGCCCATCACCTTTTAACAATGGAACAGATTGTATTGGATCCAGCACGGACTCATTAAGCTGTACCTTAGCAGGATGTCCAG TTGATGGTCAGTGGGGTTCCTGGTCAACTGGACCATGTTCTGTCACATGTGATCAAGGTTTAATAAATAGAAATAGAACTTGTGACAGCCCACCAGCTTCTAACAACGGAACAGCATGTATTGGATCTAGCACGGAGTCATTAAGCTGTACCTTAGCAGGATGTCCag TTGATGGTCAGTGGGGTTCCTGGTCTATTGGACCATGTTCTGTCACATGTGGTCAAGGTTTGATAAATAGAAATAGAACTTGTGACAGCCCACCTGCTTCTAACAACGGAACAGAATGTATTGGATCTAGCACAGACTCTTTAAGCTGTACCTTAGCAGGATGTCCAG TTGATGGTCAGTGGGGTTCCTGGTCTACTGGACACTGTTCTGTCACATGTGGTCATGGTATAAGATATAGAAATAGAAGTTGTGACAGCCCACCAGCTTCTAACAATGGAACAGATTGTATTGGATGTAGCATAGACTCTTTAAGCTGTACCTTAGCAGGATGTCCAA AATCATATAGAAAATATGGAAGAGAAGCAG GGTCATGGATTAGGAAAACAAGAAAATGGAAATGGATTACTAGTAGATACTACTGA